A DNA window from Shewanella baltica contains the following coding sequences:
- a CDS encoding ATP-binding protein produces MRRPKRLETWLISGVTCLSLLLCALFGGISYQILSRSITEQSGAKALGLAHAVATRADVITALQTGHSSPQLLAAIEGIRLASKADFIVVGDTHKYRIVHPDSDKIGKKMEGGDSQAALEGESYISEAQGSLGRSIRGKVPVLDEQGQIIGLVSVGFLSQSVGALIDKRIPEIIMTVLGVLLMGVLVAFWMGRQVREMLFGLQPAEIGRLFVEQDAILNTVRMGVVALDADGRIRKLNQRAREILALSPTCQPNTLMLSDLLPQHADFLLTNQNKTIRGFELFANEQWLVMSRVPFQVRDQNDGLLLTMRPADEIERLSQQLAKVQEFAEMLRVQTHDYSNKLHTLGALLQLKAYDKAVEFIGQESQGWQAQIHLLLSQIHEPTIAGLLLGKYHKAKELNIEFQISPDSQLSDVQDAIMLERMVSIMGNLIDNAIEAVHRANNHKPRRVVVTLDETASNLIFDVEDSGDGISKTEYSTIFDPDYSSKQGAQHGVGMYIVNTYLCACHGSLEFADSDLGGARFSVYIPTKPLPEVGTV; encoded by the coding sequence ATGAGACGCCCTAAGCGCTTAGAAACGTGGTTAATCAGTGGGGTGACTTGCCTGAGTTTGTTGCTGTGCGCCTTATTTGGCGGCATCAGCTATCAAATTTTGAGTCGCAGTATTACTGAGCAATCGGGCGCTAAGGCATTAGGGCTGGCCCATGCGGTCGCGACACGGGCCGATGTGATTACCGCTTTGCAGACTGGGCATTCGAGCCCACAATTGCTGGCTGCGATAGAGGGAATACGTCTAGCGTCTAAGGCCGATTTTATCGTGGTGGGCGATACCCATAAATACCGTATCGTGCACCCAGATTCAGATAAAATTGGCAAGAAGATGGAGGGCGGTGACAGCCAAGCGGCATTAGAAGGGGAGTCTTATATCTCCGAGGCGCAGGGCAGTTTAGGTCGCTCTATTCGCGGCAAAGTGCCAGTGCTTGACGAGCAAGGTCAAATTATCGGCTTGGTTTCCGTGGGCTTTTTGAGCCAGTCCGTGGGCGCGTTAATCGATAAGCGTATTCCTGAAATCATCATGACAGTCCTAGGGGTGTTATTGATGGGCGTGCTGGTGGCTTTTTGGATGGGACGGCAAGTACGGGAAATGTTGTTCGGCTTGCAACCTGCGGAAATAGGCCGTTTATTCGTCGAGCAGGACGCGATTCTTAACACAGTGCGAATGGGCGTGGTGGCATTGGATGCCGATGGCCGTATCCGCAAGTTGAATCAAAGGGCGCGGGAGATCTTAGCCTTATCTCCGACCTGCCAACCTAATACTCTGATGTTGAGTGATTTATTGCCGCAGCACGCCGATTTTCTACTGACGAACCAAAACAAAACCATCAGGGGATTCGAGTTATTTGCCAATGAGCAATGGCTGGTGATGTCGCGGGTGCCGTTTCAGGTACGGGATCAAAATGATGGCTTACTACTGACGATGCGCCCCGCCGATGAAATTGAGCGCTTGAGCCAACAACTGGCAAAAGTACAAGAGTTTGCCGAAATGCTCAGAGTGCAAACCCATGATTACTCGAATAAACTCCATACCCTAGGCGCATTATTACAGCTCAAAGCCTACGACAAAGCGGTCGAATTTATCGGTCAAGAAAGCCAAGGTTGGCAGGCTCAAATCCATTTATTACTGTCGCAAATCCATGAGCCGACGATCGCGGGATTACTCTTGGGTAAGTATCACAAGGCGAAAGAGCTCAATATTGAGTTTCAAATCAGCCCAGATAGTCAACTCAGCGATGTTCAAGACGCCATTATGCTAGAGCGGATGGTGTCGATTATGGGCAATCTTATCGATAATGCCATTGAGGCCGTGCACAGGGCGAACAATCATAAGCCCCGCCGCGTGGTCGTGACCTTAGATGAAACCGCCTCTAACCTGATTTTTGATGTGGAAGACAGTGGCGATGGGATTTCTAAAACCGAGTACAGCACGATATTCGATCCAGATTACAGCTCTAAGCAAGGGGCGCAGCACGGTGTGGGCATGTATATCGTCAATACCTACCTGTGTGCCTGCCATGGCAGCTTAGAGTTTGCCGACTCAGATTTAGGTGGCGCGCGTTTTTCTGTGTATATTCCCACTAAACCTTTACCTGAAGTAGGTACCGTTTAA
- a CDS encoding response regulator, translated as MHTVIIVEDEVEVAHLVAQYLFSTNRYKVIGMASDICTARSLLGAITPDLLLLDVYLPDGNGLNLLAELRSQGIRSEVVLLTAAKEVQILEKAMQLGVFDFLVKPVLLSRLDQALSRFESRQLKLSATEELTQSVVDAFMEVPTGTTKAAARLPKGVDQLTLQKIREVFDAKPQDKLTAQMVGEKLGVSRSTARRYLEFLLECNELAADQSYGSIGRPERCYHRVR; from the coding sequence ATGCATACAGTGATCATCGTCGAGGATGAAGTCGAAGTCGCCCATTTGGTTGCGCAATATTTGTTCTCGACCAATCGTTATAAAGTGATTGGCATGGCGAGCGATATCTGCACGGCGCGGTCTTTACTGGGTGCTATCACGCCGGACCTCTTACTGTTAGACGTGTATTTACCCGACGGTAATGGTTTGAATTTACTGGCAGAATTACGCAGCCAAGGGATCCGTAGCGAAGTGGTATTGCTCACTGCAGCCAAAGAAGTGCAGATTTTAGAAAAAGCCATGCAGCTCGGCGTGTTCGATTTTCTGGTAAAACCTGTACTCTTGAGTCGGTTAGACCAAGCCTTGAGTCGATTCGAGAGCCGCCAGCTCAAACTTTCTGCCACCGAAGAGCTGACTCAATCCGTGGTCGATGCCTTTATGGAAGTGCCGACAGGGACGACCAAGGCTGCTGCTCGTTTGCCAAAGGGGGTCGATCAATTGACACTACAGAAAATCCGTGAAGTGTTTGATGCTAAGCCGCAGGATAAACTCACAGCGCAAATGGTGGGTGAAAAGCTAGGTGTTAGCCGTTCTACCGCGCGGCGTTATTTAGAGTTTTTGTTGGAATGCAATGAGCTGGCGGCGGATCAGAGTTATGGTTCTATCGGCCGCCCCGAACGTTGCTACCACAGAGTGCGCTAG